One part of the Arthrobacter tumbae genome encodes these proteins:
- a CDS encoding HesB/IscA family protein has protein sequence MSTSTSEPTIQTAADTELPVHEVNLSDVAAGKVRSLLEQEGRTDLRLRVAVQPGGCSGLIYQLYFDERVLDGDAVRDFDGVEVIVDRMSVPYLAGASIDFEDTISKQGFTIDNPNAGGSCACGDSFH, from the coding sequence ATGAGCACATCAACGAGCGAACCGACCATCCAGACGGCCGCAGACACCGAACTGCCGGTCCATGAGGTCAACCTGTCGGATGTTGCTGCCGGCAAGGTACGCAGCCTCCTTGAGCAGGAGGGACGGACGGACCTGCGTCTGCGCGTAGCGGTGCAGCCCGGAGGATGTTCGGGCCTGATCTACCAGCTCTACTTCGATGAACGGGTGCTTGATGGGGATGCGGTCCGTGACTTTGACGGCGTGGAGGTCATTGTCGACCGCATGAGCGTTCCCTACCTCGCCGGGGCCTCCATCGACTTTGAGGACACCATTTCCAAACAGGGCTTCACCATCGACAACCCGAACGCCGGCGGGTCCTGCGCATGCGGTGACTCCTTCCATTAG
- a CDS encoding DUF3043 domain-containing protein — protein sequence MFGRKRDAAVVENPAEQAAEEQRLRTAGKGAPTPRRSVQEAARKRPLVPNDRKAARDASRLARREDQLRMRRALENGDERHLPFRDKGPARRYVRDYVDARWNVAEFLMFAALVFVFLSFIPNLTLQGYVMLTFWVIIMAVIVDCLLLRRKLKARLTEKFGEPGRGDLWYGISRAMQIRRLRLPKPQVKRGQFPA from the coding sequence GTGTTTGGACGAAAAAGAGACGCTGCCGTTGTTGAGAATCCCGCCGAACAGGCTGCGGAGGAGCAACGATTGAGAACGGCCGGCAAGGGCGCGCCCACGCCCAGGCGCAGCGTCCAGGAGGCGGCTCGAAAGCGACCCCTGGTTCCTAATGATCGGAAGGCCGCGCGGGACGCCAGCCGGCTGGCACGGCGCGAAGACCAACTGCGCATGCGGCGTGCCCTCGAGAACGGTGATGAGCGGCATTTGCCGTTCCGGGACAAGGGCCCAGCCCGACGCTATGTCCGTGACTATGTGGACGCCCGCTGGAATGTCGCCGAGTTCCTGATGTTTGCGGCGCTGGTCTTCGTCTTCCTGAGCTTCATTCCCAATCTGACTCTTCAGGGCTACGTCATGCTCACCTTCTGGGTGATCATCATGGCCGTGATCGTTGACTGTCTTCTCCTGCGCCGCAAGCTCAAGGCGCGGCTGACGGAAAAGTTCGGCGAACCGGGACGCGGGGATCTCTGGTATGGAATCTCACGTGCAATGCAGATCCGGCGGCTGCGGCTGCCCAAGCCGCAGGTAAAGCGCGGCCAGTTCCCCGCTTAG
- the ctaC gene encoding aa3-type cytochrome oxidase subunit II, producing the protein MSSQDRTGSRRAKIFKVSSLVVVAALFLSGCSSEVQKGWLPTERDTTNHTGRIIDLWVNSWIAALIVGVITWGLIIWCIVAYRRRRNETGYPRQISYNLPLEVFYLTIPIFMVLVLFYFTDRDQQIIDARVEDPDVIIDVRGKQWSWDFNYVLEDKYSSGVQAQLDGEPGVPETLPTLYLPVDQTVEFRLNARDVIHSFWIPAFLQKRDMIPERENYITLTPTREGVFEGKCAELCGEYHSEMLFNVAVVSEEEYQSYLETLEDGQLGEEYDRNPQTVTGESPSGADEQIGQD; encoded by the coding sequence GTGAGTTCGCAGGACCGAACCGGCAGCCGACGCGCGAAGATTTTCAAGGTCTCAAGCCTCGTGGTCGTGGCTGCGCTGTTCTTGTCTGGTTGTTCATCAGAAGTCCAAAAAGGTTGGTTACCCACCGAGCGTGACACCACCAATCACACCGGCCGGATCATTGACCTGTGGGTCAACTCCTGGATTGCCGCCCTGATAGTAGGCGTCATCACCTGGGGCCTGATCATCTGGTGCATCGTCGCGTACCGACGTCGTCGCAATGAGACCGGGTACCCGCGACAGATCAGCTATAACCTTCCGCTGGAAGTGTTCTATCTGACCATCCCGATCTTCATGGTGCTGGTGCTTTTCTACTTCACCGACCGCGACCAGCAGATCATCGACGCACGTGTTGAGGACCCGGACGTCATCATCGATGTGCGCGGCAAGCAGTGGTCGTGGGACTTCAACTACGTTCTTGAGGACAAGTACTCTTCAGGGGTCCAGGCTCAACTCGACGGCGAGCCAGGCGTGCCGGAAACTCTTCCGACGCTCTATCTGCCGGTTGACCAGACGGTTGAGTTCCGTCTCAACGCGCGTGACGTCATCCATTCGTTCTGGATTCCGGCCTTCCTGCAGAAGCGCGACATGATCCCCGAACGGGAAAACTACATCACCCTGACTCCCACGCGTGAGGGCGTCTTCGAAGGGAAGTGCGCCGAGTTGTGCGGCGAGTACCACTCGGAGATGTTGTTCAACGTAGCGGTTGTGTCTGAGGAGGAGTACCAGTCTTATCTGGAAACCCTTGAGGACGGCCAGCTGGGCGAAGAGTATGACCGCAATCCGCAGACTGTTACCGGCGAGAGCCCCAGCGGAGCTGACGAGCAAATTGGGCAGGATTAA
- the ctaD gene encoding aa3-type cytochrome oxidase subunit I encodes MSTYEYTAEDAGTTVAPRVVPRSKGRIVVNWITSTDHKTIGYMYLIASFVFFCLGGVMALVIRAELFEPGMQILQTKEQYNQLFTMHGTVMLLMFATPLFAGFTNVIMPLQIGAPDVAFPRLNALAFWFFLFGSTIAVSGFITPQGAASFGWFAYAPLSNTTFSPGVGGDLWVFGLALSGFGTILGAVNFITTIICMRAPGMTMWRMPIFTWNALVTSILVLMAFPPLAAALFALGADRRFGAHIFDPDNGGAILWQHLFWFFGHPEVYIIALPFFGIVSEIFPVFSRKPVFGYKGLVFATIAIAALSVTVWAHHMYVTGAVLLPFFAFMTMLIAVPTGVKFFNWIGTMWRGSITFETPMLWSLGFLVTFLFGGLTGIILASPPLDFHVSDTYFVVAHFHYVVFGTVVFAMFAGFYFWWPKWTGKMLNERLGKIHFWLLFLGFHGTFLIQHWLGVIGMPRRYADYLPEDMFTAMNQFSTIASFVLGASLIPFFWNVYITWRSGTKVEVDDPWGFGASLEWATSCPPPRHNFTSLPRIRSERPALDLHHPELAQWHTPSSPAGQLLGSADRKDA; translated from the coding sequence ATGTCTACTTACGAGTACACCGCCGAGGACGCCGGCACTACGGTCGCCCCGCGGGTTGTTCCGCGGTCCAAGGGACGCATAGTCGTCAACTGGATCACCTCTACTGATCACAAGACCATCGGGTATATGTACCTGATCGCCTCGTTCGTGTTCTTCTGCCTTGGCGGCGTGATGGCGCTAGTCATCCGCGCCGAGCTGTTCGAGCCTGGTATGCAGATCCTGCAGACCAAGGAGCAGTACAACCAGCTGTTCACCATGCATGGCACCGTCATGCTGCTCATGTTCGCTACCCCGCTGTTCGCCGGGTTCACGAACGTCATCATGCCGTTGCAGATCGGCGCACCCGACGTGGCTTTCCCCCGGCTGAATGCGCTGGCTTTCTGGTTCTTCCTCTTCGGCAGCACCATCGCAGTCTCCGGGTTCATCACGCCGCAGGGCGCGGCATCGTTTGGCTGGTTCGCGTACGCTCCGCTGTCGAATACGACCTTTTCTCCCGGGGTTGGTGGTGACCTGTGGGTCTTTGGGCTTGCGCTTTCGGGATTCGGCACCATCCTCGGCGCTGTCAACTTCATCACCACAATCATTTGCATGCGTGCTCCCGGCATGACGATGTGGCGTATGCCGATCTTCACCTGGAACGCACTGGTCACGTCGATACTCGTTTTGATGGCGTTCCCCCCGCTGGCGGCCGCGCTGTTTGCGCTTGGCGCCGACCGTCGGTTCGGAGCACACATTTTCGATCCGGATAACGGGGGAGCGATCCTGTGGCAGCACCTCTTCTGGTTCTTCGGACACCCAGAGGTGTACATCATTGCGCTTCCGTTCTTCGGCATAGTGTCCGAGATATTCCCTGTCTTCAGCCGCAAGCCAGTCTTCGGCTACAAGGGACTGGTCTTCGCAACGATCGCCATTGCGGCGCTGTCCGTGACGGTGTGGGCACACCACATGTACGTGACCGGCGCTGTTCTGCTGCCGTTCTTCGCTTTCATGACCATGCTGATCGCAGTGCCCACCGGAGTGAAGTTCTTCAACTGGATCGGCACAATGTGGCGGGGTTCAATCACCTTCGAAACCCCGATGCTCTGGAGCCTCGGTTTCCTTGTCACCTTCCTGTTCGGTGGCCTGACCGGCATCATCCTTGCGTCACCGCCACTGGACTTCCATGTGTCCGACACCTACTTTGTGGTGGCTCACTTCCATTACGTGGTCTTCGGTACCGTGGTCTTCGCGATGTTCGCCGGCTTCTACTTCTGGTGGCCGAAATGGACCGGCAAGATGCTGAACGAGCGGTTGGGCAAAATCCACTTCTGGCTCCTGTTCCTCGGCTTCCACGGGACGTTCCTGATTCAGCACTGGCTCGGTGTCATCGGGATGCCCCGCCGTTACGCCGACTATCTGCCTGAGGACATGTTCACCGCTATGAACCAGTTCTCCACCATTGCCTCCTTCGTTCTGGGAGCATCGTTGATTCCATTCTTCTGGAACGTCTACATCACGTGGCGCAGCGGCACCAAGGTCGAGGTCGACGATCCGTGGGGCTTCGGAGCGTCGCTGGAGTGGGCTACTTCCTGCCCGCCACCACGACACAACTTCACCTCCCTGCCCCGTATCCGCTCGGAGCGGCCGGCACTGGACCTGCACCACCCGGAGCTGGCGCAGTGGCACACTCCCAGTTCACCGGCAGGCCAGCTGCTCGGATCCGCTGATCGGAAGGACGCTTAA
- a CDS encoding dipeptidase yields the protein MNMLPTTALPDTTVAALRSTVDSAFSRTVEELKSLVAIPGVAWAAFDPAELDRSAEAVASLVRSTGIGDVQILRVDNNGTPGGPAVVGRRPAAAGKPTILLYAHHDVQPPGERDLWESEPFIAEERGDRLYGRGAADDKAGIMAHIAAVRAVVNVLGEDLGLGITLFIEGEEEAGSPTFRSFLEEHRELLRSDVIVVADSSNWKVGVPALTTSLRGLVDGTIEVRVLEHAVHSGMFGGPVLDAPTLLARLISTLHDDDGSVAIEGLVSTDDADVDYPEADYRADASVLDGVQLAGTGSLASRLWTKPALSIIGIDAPGVAVSSNTLLPTARAKFSLRLAPGQDPQEAMAAVERHVRAHVPFGAAVTFTPGESGNPFSTDTTKPAAQIALWALQTAWGTQAVEAGIGGSIPFIADLTEVYPEAQILVTGVEDPDSRAHSANESLHLGEFNRAVLAEALILARLNAGG from the coding sequence ATGAATATGCTTCCTACCACTGCCCTCCCGGACACCACCGTTGCTGCCCTGCGTTCCACCGTCGACTCGGCGTTCAGCCGGACGGTCGAAGAGCTCAAATCGCTCGTCGCCATTCCCGGTGTGGCCTGGGCGGCGTTCGACCCCGCGGAACTTGATCGCAGCGCCGAGGCGGTTGCTTCGCTTGTGAGGTCCACGGGAATCGGGGATGTGCAGATTCTCCGCGTGGACAACAACGGCACGCCGGGTGGTCCTGCCGTCGTCGGACGGCGGCCTGCTGCTGCAGGGAAACCCACCATTCTCCTGTACGCGCACCATGACGTTCAGCCTCCCGGTGAACGGGACCTGTGGGAGAGCGAGCCGTTCATCGCGGAGGAGCGCGGTGACCGGTTGTACGGCAGGGGAGCGGCCGACGACAAAGCCGGCATCATGGCCCACATCGCGGCGGTCCGTGCGGTCGTTAATGTCCTGGGGGAGGACCTTGGACTGGGCATCACCCTGTTCATCGAGGGCGAGGAGGAGGCTGGATCGCCAACGTTCCGCAGTTTCCTCGAGGAACACCGTGAACTTCTGCGCTCCGACGTCATCGTGGTGGCGGACTCAAGCAACTGGAAGGTCGGCGTTCCTGCCCTCACAACCAGCCTGCGCGGATTGGTTGACGGGACCATAGAGGTCAGAGTCCTCGAACACGCGGTCCATTCGGGTATGTTCGGCGGCCCCGTGCTGGACGCGCCGACCCTGCTTGCGCGGCTCATTTCGACACTCCACGACGACGACGGAAGCGTCGCCATCGAGGGGCTTGTTTCGACCGACGACGCGGATGTGGACTACCCGGAAGCAGATTATCGCGCGGATGCTTCGGTTCTCGACGGCGTGCAGCTGGCAGGCACCGGCTCACTTGCCTCGCGGCTATGGACGAAGCCCGCGCTGTCCATCATCGGCATCGATGCGCCAGGCGTGGCTGTATCGTCCAACACACTGTTGCCTACAGCGCGGGCGAAGTTCAGCCTTCGGCTTGCTCCCGGCCAGGACCCGCAGGAGGCTATGGCCGCCGTCGAGCGCCATGTGCGCGCCCATGTCCCGTTCGGGGCCGCGGTAACGTTCACGCCGGGGGAGTCAGGCAACCCCTTCTCCACCGATACAACGAAGCCTGCGGCCCAGATCGCACTATGGGCGTTGCAGACCGCCTGGGGAACGCAGGCCGTGGAAGCCGGAATCGGGGGATCCATACCGTTCATAGCCGATCTGACGGAGGTCTATCCGGAAGCGCAGATTCTGGTGACCGGCGTCGAAGATCCAGACTCCAGGGCGCACAGTGCCAACGAATCACTCCACCTGGGCGAGTTCAACCGTGCGGTGCTCGCGGAGGCGCTGATCCTCGCGCGGCTCAACGCCGGCGGCTGA
- a CDS encoding quinone-dependent dihydroorotate dehydrogenase, whose amino-acid sequence MRIYPAFFRVVFSGMDPERAHRIGFSLIRWTGRTPAGSVLRRITAPSAELRTTAFGVTFPSPFGLAAGFDKEGHGIAALTDLGFGHVEIGTITGQAQPGNPKPRLFRLVHDRAVINRMGFNNDGAAAVAPRIAAARRTLEKRYPSIRPVIGVNIGKTKTVDLRDAVADYRISARELAPVADYLVVNVSSPNTPGLRLLQSVRSLRPLLKAVRKAADESAGRHIPLLVKIAPDLSNEDIDEVAALALELELDGIIATNTTITRGGLVTDAETVMACGVGGLSGAPLKERSQEVLKRLREAAGPELALISVGGVETADDVVDRLNAGATLVQGYTAFLYEGPFWASSINRALRKRLPLNR is encoded by the coding sequence ATGCGAATTTATCCCGCCTTCTTCCGCGTCGTCTTCAGCGGTATGGACCCTGAGCGCGCGCACCGGATCGGCTTCAGCCTGATCCGGTGGACGGGCAGGACCCCGGCGGGCAGTGTGCTGCGCCGTATCACTGCGCCCTCCGCCGAACTGCGGACGACGGCGTTCGGCGTCACCTTCCCGTCACCGTTCGGGCTGGCGGCCGGTTTCGACAAGGAGGGACATGGCATCGCCGCCTTGACGGACCTCGGCTTCGGCCATGTGGAGATCGGAACGATCACCGGACAGGCCCAGCCGGGAAATCCGAAGCCGCGGCTGTTTCGGCTGGTTCATGACCGGGCGGTGATCAACCGGATGGGATTCAATAACGACGGCGCGGCTGCGGTTGCTCCGCGCATCGCCGCTGCACGGCGGACACTTGAGAAGCGCTACCCGTCGATACGGCCTGTCATCGGTGTGAATATCGGCAAAACGAAAACAGTGGACCTGCGCGATGCGGTGGCCGACTACCGAATCTCCGCCAGGGAGCTGGCCCCGGTTGCCGACTACCTGGTGGTCAACGTCAGTTCACCCAACACGCCGGGACTCCGCCTGCTGCAAAGTGTCCGCTCCCTCCGCCCGCTCCTGAAAGCCGTGCGTAAGGCGGCCGATGAGAGCGCGGGCCGTCACATACCGCTGCTGGTGAAAATCGCACCGGACCTGAGCAACGAGGATATCGATGAGGTAGCGGCTCTGGCCCTGGAGCTGGAACTGGACGGCATCATTGCAACAAACACCACCATTACCCGCGGGGGCCTTGTGACCGACGCGGAAACCGTGATGGCCTGTGGGGTGGGTGGGCTGAGTGGTGCTCCGCTCAAGGAACGGTCCCAAGAGGTCCTCAAGCGCTTACGGGAGGCAGCCGGTCCCGAACTGGCCCTGATCTCGGTGGGCGGAGTGGAAACAGCGGACGACGTCGTCGATCGCCTCAACGCTGGAGCCACCCTTGTGCAGGGCTACACAGCATTTCTTTACGAGGGCCCGTTTTGGGCATCGTCAATCAACCGCGCGCTGAGGAAACGCCTGCCTCTGAACCGCTGA
- the leuA gene encoding 2-isopropylmalate synthase, with protein sequence MRNAQKPSGMPFHKYVPFQDQITVELPDRTWPDRIITKAPRWCAVDLRDGNQALIDPMSPERKHKMFDLLVQMGYKEIEVGFPSASQTDFDFVRQLIEGDRIPDDVTIQVLTQAREHLIERTYESIEGADRAIVHLYNSTSVLQRRVVFNQDMDGIVDIALTGARLCRKFEENMGDTHITYEYSPESFTGTELEFAARISNEVAAVFEASSDRQMILNLPATVEMATPNVYADSIEWMCRNLADRDAVILSLHPHNDRGTGVAAAELGYLAGADRIEGCLFGNGERTGNVDLVTLGMNLYGQGIDPQIDFSDMDHVRRTAEYCNQLNVPERSPYGGDLVFTAFSGSHQDAIKKGFERMEADADTAGKTVEDIPWAVPYLPIDPKDIGRSYEAVIRVNSQSGKGGVAYLLKHEHSLDLPRRAQIEFSGVVQRRTDTVGGEVSGAELWETFQDEYLPSRNGAWGTYVLTSTNTDTSEDGRFNLTASLLVDGIQQRRSAQGNGPIDALLAILGQDGVDVRVLDYTEHALSSGGNARAAAYVECAVGERVLWGIGIDANSTMASLKAVISAVNRAIRDRS encoded by the coding sequence ATGCGCAATGCACAGAAACCCTCTGGAATGCCGTTCCACAAGTATGTTCCGTTCCAGGACCAGATCACCGTGGAACTCCCGGACCGCACCTGGCCTGACAGGATCATCACGAAGGCCCCGCGGTGGTGCGCCGTCGACCTCCGTGACGGCAACCAGGCGCTCATCGATCCCATGAGCCCGGAGCGCAAGCACAAGATGTTCGACCTGCTGGTGCAGATGGGCTACAAGGAGATCGAAGTAGGTTTCCCGTCCGCTTCCCAGACCGACTTCGACTTCGTCCGCCAGCTCATTGAGGGCGATCGCATCCCGGATGACGTGACTATCCAGGTACTCACCCAGGCACGCGAGCACCTGATCGAGCGCACCTATGAATCGATCGAAGGCGCTGACCGGGCGATCGTCCACCTGTACAACTCGACCTCGGTGCTCCAGCGCCGTGTGGTGTTCAACCAGGACATGGACGGCATCGTCGACATCGCGCTCACGGGTGCACGGCTGTGCCGCAAGTTCGAGGAGAATATGGGTGACACCCACATCACCTACGAGTATTCGCCGGAATCCTTCACCGGCACCGAACTCGAATTCGCCGCGCGTATCTCCAATGAGGTCGCCGCGGTGTTCGAGGCGTCTTCCGACCGCCAGATGATCCTGAACCTGCCGGCAACCGTGGAGATGGCCACCCCTAATGTCTATGCCGACTCCATCGAGTGGATGTGCCGCAATCTCGCCGACCGGGACGCCGTGATCCTGTCGCTTCACCCCCACAACGATCGCGGCACCGGTGTCGCGGCCGCGGAGCTTGGCTACCTTGCCGGCGCTGACCGCATCGAGGGATGCCTGTTCGGCAATGGGGAACGCACCGGAAATGTTGATCTCGTGACCCTGGGCATGAACCTGTATGGGCAGGGCATCGACCCGCAGATCGACTTCTCCGACATGGATCACGTCCGCCGAACCGCAGAGTACTGCAACCAGCTCAACGTTCCCGAGCGCTCACCCTATGGTGGAGACCTGGTATTCACTGCTTTCTCAGGCTCGCATCAGGATGCGATCAAGAAGGGTTTCGAGCGGATGGAGGCGGATGCAGATACCGCTGGCAAGACGGTCGAGGACATTCCCTGGGCGGTGCCGTACCTGCCGATCGATCCGAAGGACATCGGACGGTCCTACGAGGCTGTGATCCGCGTCAACTCGCAGTCGGGCAAGGGCGGCGTGGCCTACCTGCTCAAGCATGAGCACAGCCTGGACCTGCCTCGTCGGGCGCAGATCGAATTCTCGGGTGTCGTCCAGCGCCGCACGGATACGGTGGGCGGCGAAGTGAGCGGAGCCGAGCTGTGGGAAACCTTCCAGGACGAGTACCTGCCGTCGCGTAACGGGGCGTGGGGTACCTACGTCCTGACCTCGACGAACACCGACACGTCAGAAGACGGCCGGTTCAACCTGACCGCTTCGCTTCTGGTTGACGGCATCCAGCAGCGCCGCTCTGCACAGGGCAACGGACCAATTGATGCCCTCCTGGCCATCCTCGGCCAGGACGGCGTGGACGTGCGCGTCCTCGACTACACCGAACACGCACTGTCATCGGGCGGCAACGCCAGGGCGGCGGCCTACGTCGAGTGCGCGGTGGGGGAGCGGGTGCTATGGGGCATCGGTATTGATGCCAACTCCACCATGGCCTCGCTGAAAGCTGTGATTTCCGCTGTCAACCGAGCTATCCGGGACCGTAGCTAG
- a CDS encoding alpha/beta hydrolase, which produces MGINWQPDHLGDGFALTELHLGADEEGPCVATLISYTPPAVAAPAGLRSTARAALKRLRERNRPASAVRAVLYLHGWSDYFFQHELAHFFSDRGIAFYALDLRKYGRSLRPWQTPGYVTDLSEYDDDIAAALKTLAEDIAARTGMPPSGITLMAHSTGALVASLWADRFPGRVSSLILNSPWLDIQGSAILRTTTQGLLEPITRFRPKARLKLPEFGFYWRSISNLADGEWELNGQWRPQFGFPIRAGWLTAVLSGHAHVRRGLSIDIPVLVLSSSRSTISPVWNEAMLSSDSVLDVTVMTQRALQLGPHVTVCRFEGALHDTLLSPQPVRRKVYAELDRWVSCYSRSLPLPDV; this is translated from the coding sequence ATGGGCATCAACTGGCAGCCGGACCACCTGGGCGACGGATTTGCCTTGACCGAACTTCACCTTGGCGCAGATGAGGAGGGCCCTTGCGTAGCCACGCTCATCTCCTATACCCCGCCCGCCGTGGCGGCGCCGGCCGGCCTGCGCAGCACAGCGCGCGCGGCACTGAAACGACTGCGCGAACGCAATAGACCGGCGTCGGCAGTGCGGGCTGTGCTGTACCTCCATGGCTGGAGCGACTACTTCTTCCAGCACGAGCTGGCTCACTTCTTCAGCGACCGCGGTATTGCCTTCTACGCCCTGGACCTGCGGAAGTATGGACGAAGCCTGCGGCCATGGCAGACCCCAGGGTACGTAACGGACCTGTCGGAGTACGACGACGACATCGCCGCCGCATTGAAAACCCTCGCCGAGGACATCGCAGCCAGAACCGGCATGCCGCCGTCCGGCATCACCCTCATGGCACATTCCACCGGTGCCCTGGTCGCGTCGCTGTGGGCAGACCGCTTTCCGGGGCGGGTATCAAGCCTCATCCTCAACAGCCCATGGCTGGACATTCAGGGAAGTGCAATCCTCCGCACCACCACGCAGGGACTGCTGGAGCCGATCACGAGGTTCAGGCCCAAAGCTCGCCTGAAACTGCCGGAGTTCGGCTTCTACTGGCGAAGCATCAGCAACCTGGCCGACGGCGAGTGGGAACTGAACGGGCAATGGCGGCCGCAATTCGGGTTTCCCATCCGGGCCGGTTGGCTCACCGCTGTCCTGAGCGGACACGCCCACGTGCGCCGGGGACTCTCCATCGACATCCCGGTCCTGGTTCTGTCCTCCTCGCGATCAACCATCAGTCCCGTATGGAACGAAGCAATGCTCTCCTCCGACAGCGTGCTCGATGTGACAGTCATGACGCAGCGTGCGCTGCAGCTGGGGCCCCACGTCACCGTGTGCCGGTTCGAGGGCGCACTCCATGACACCCTGCTTTCTCCTCAACCCGTGCGTCGGAAGGTGTATGCCGAACTCGATCGATGGGTAAGCTGCTACAGCCGGAGCCTGCCTCTGCCGGACGTCTAG
- a CDS encoding isoprenyl transferase, protein MTNSASEPSQPWPHSSGERPPAIPAELVPAHVAIVMDGNGRWANERGLPRTEGHRAGEAALLDVIAGAIDIGVRYVSVYAFSTENWKRSPDEVRFLMGFSRDVLRRQRDQLNEWGVRIRWAGRSPRLWRSVINELEIAEERTRSNSVCTLTMCVNYGGRAEIADAARGIAEDVAAGRLKASSVSEKTIQRYLDEPDLPDVDLFLRTSGEQRTSNFMLWQSAYAEMVFMDVLWPDVDRRTLWKAVDEYAARDRRYGGAVDKARS, encoded by the coding sequence GTGACAAATTCCGCCAGCGAGCCGTCGCAGCCGTGGCCGCATTCCAGCGGTGAGCGTCCGCCTGCCATCCCCGCGGAACTGGTGCCGGCTCACGTGGCGATTGTGATGGATGGCAACGGACGGTGGGCCAACGAGCGTGGGCTCCCCCGTACGGAGGGCCACCGGGCCGGTGAGGCGGCGCTCCTTGACGTCATTGCCGGAGCCATTGACATCGGGGTCAGGTACGTCAGTGTGTATGCATTCTCCACCGAGAACTGGAAGCGTTCCCCGGACGAGGTGCGGTTCCTCATGGGGTTCAGCCGAGATGTGCTGCGGCGGCAGCGGGATCAACTCAACGAGTGGGGAGTGCGCATTCGGTGGGCCGGACGGAGCCCGCGGCTCTGGCGCTCGGTGATCAACGAACTCGAGATCGCAGAGGAGCGGACGCGCTCAAACTCTGTGTGCACCCTGACCATGTGCGTCAACTACGGGGGGCGGGCTGAAATTGCCGATGCGGCCAGGGGCATCGCTGAAGACGTGGCGGCCGGCCGGTTGAAGGCGTCATCTGTCTCGGAGAAGACCATCCAGCGCTACCTGGACGAGCCGGACCTGCCCGATGTCGATCTCTTCCTCCGCACCTCGGGTGAGCAGCGCACATCCAATTTCATGCTGTGGCAGTCCGCATACGCGGAAATGGTTTTCATGGATGTCCTGTGGCCGGATGTCGACCGCCGCACGCTGTGGAAAGCTGTCGATGAGTATGCCGCGCGCGATCGCCGCTATGGCGGAGCAGTCGACAAAGCCCGATCCTAG
- the recO gene encoding DNA repair protein RecO → MPRSFASRTYTTEGVVLRTYKLGEADRIIVLLTREHGQVRAVAKGVRRTSSKFGARLEPFMTVDLQLVAGRTLDVVTQAQTRGAYGHGIASDYSRYTAAAAIAETAEKLTDADGESAGAQYGLVIGALSALSRGLHPAELILDSYLLRALATAGWAPSFTDCARCGAAGPHTAFSAALGGAVCASCRPPGAASPSPDAMALLGALLSGNWEIVDTAEAFARRESAGLVAAYVQWHLERAVKSLKHVERV, encoded by the coding sequence GTGCCCAGATCATTCGCGTCGCGAACCTACACGACGGAAGGCGTCGTCCTTCGCACGTACAAACTCGGTGAAGCCGACCGCATTATCGTGCTCCTGACCAGGGAACACGGTCAGGTACGCGCTGTTGCAAAGGGAGTCCGGCGAACCAGCAGCAAATTCGGAGCGCGCCTGGAACCGTTCATGACAGTGGATCTCCAACTGGTTGCAGGACGCACCCTTGACGTCGTCACACAGGCCCAGACGCGTGGCGCCTACGGGCACGGCATCGCATCCGACTATTCCCGCTACACCGCTGCCGCAGCTATCGCTGAAACCGCTGAGAAGCTCACGGATGCAGACGGCGAGTCCGCAGGGGCACAGTACGGCCTGGTGATCGGTGCCCTGTCCGCGCTCAGCAGGGGCCTCCATCCGGCGGAACTGATTCTTGACTCCTATCTGCTGCGTGCATTGGCCACCGCCGGCTGGGCGCCGAGCTTCACCGACTGCGCACGGTGCGGTGCGGCTGGTCCCCATACGGCGTTCTCGGCCGCTTTGGGCGGTGCCGTGTGTGCCTCCTGCCGGCCGCCCGGTGCAGCATCACCATCACCTGACGCCATGGCCTTGTTGGGGGCGCTGCTGTCGGGAAACTGGGAGATTGTGGACACAGCCGAGGCTTTTGCCCGGCGTGAAAGTGCGGGACTGGTAGCTGCCTACGTACAGTGGCATCTGGAACGAGCAGTGAAGTCCCTCAAACATGTGGAGCGCGTGTGA